TTTAACTTCTGTGTATGCTTCGAGTCCGTATTCGCCGAGCTCGCGGCCGTGTCCGCTCATTTTGTAGCCGCCAAAGGGTACCTGGTTTGCTAGGACATTATAAGTGTTTACCCTgaggataaatttaaatttattgtaattattatcatagaTTTTGGTTGACTAGATagagattattaattttgatataattaaattaccaaaCTGTGCCGGCACGTAATCCCTGGATTAAATGATTAGCTTTATCGATGTCTTTTGTGAAAATAGCGGCAGCTAGTCCATAATCTGTTTTATTAGCGCGTTCTATTACTTCATCAATTTCGCtgaatttcaatatttgttGGACTGGTCCGAATAtctgtaataatattttttattttaaattatggcAGCAATTCAGATAATTAATTgatctagatttttttaaaagtacttaCTTCTTCACGAGCGATAGTCATGTCGTCTTGGACATCAGCAAAAACAGTTGGAGCAATAAAATAACCGGCACTACCGACTCTGTCACCTCCGCTTACTAATTTAGCGCCTTGATCTTTACCACTTTGAATcattgtcaaaattttattcatttgctCTTCAtcaatctttaaaaaatatatattattgataattagcagcaattagttatttaaaaattaaaaaaaaaaaaaacaaattacttGGGGTCCATGTTCGACATTTGGATCAAATGGATTTCCTACGGTTCTTTTTTGAGCGCGGATAGCACTTTTTTCAACAAACTCATCATAAATATCATCTTCTACGAAAGTCCTTGACCCGGCACAGCAGCATTGTCCCTGAAGACGATcagataaaatacaaaaatataaaatttaaataaataaaaactcacCATGTTGAAGAACAAGCCAAAATGGGCGGTTTCGACGGCATAATCCATATCAGCgtctttcaaaataatattcggAGACTTTCCGCCCAACTCTAGAGTAGTTCGCTTCAAGTTGCTCATCGCCGCGCCCTGTTTAACCAACTTGCCGACTTCTGTTGATCCAGTGAACGCGATTTTGTCAACCTTCGGGTGATTTACCAGCGCAGCGCCTGTTTCTCCGAATCCGGGAAGGACATTTACGACTCCGGGTGGGAAACCGGCTTCTTTTATCAACGAAGCGAGATACAGAGCCGTCAGCGGTGTTTGCTCTGCTGGTTTTAGTATCACCGTGTTTCCtggacattaaaatttaattatttaacatgagttttaaaattaattagtcacCAGCGGGTACCTGTTGCTAATGCTGGTCCTATTTTCCAGGCCATCATCAGCAAAGGAAAGTTCCAGGGAATTATTTGACCGCAGACACCGACGGGTTCATGTCGCGTGTAAGCGAAGAATTTTCCGTCCATCGGAATAACTTTTCCATGATTTTTGTCAGCCCAGCCGGCGTAATATCGGAGTACAGAGGCGCTCTGGGGTACATCGAAGCCGTAAGATGCTGTGAAAGGTTTTCCATTGTCCAGTGTTTCTAgagactaaataaataaatataaatacaagagataattaattaatccacGTAATGACGTGCGTTATCGATGACtgattatgtaaataaataactaacgATTGTGCAATGATTAATAATGTGATGCTGATACGTACAGCAAGATATGTATGATCACGTTCAATTAAGTCTGCTAATTTATGAAGAAGGACACCGCGTTGTGAAGCATCCATCGTTCTCCATTTTGATCCCAATTTGAAAGCTTGCCGAGCTGCTTTGACAGCCACGTTTACATCTTCTTCACCAGCTTCTTGGACTTCTGCTATGACCTCACCGGTAGTCGGATTTACTGTGTTAAAGGTCTTGCCTGAAGCGGACTTGCGCCATTCGTTGTCGATGAATAGctggttttttaattattattttattaaaactgtGATTGATATGTAGAttagataagaaaaataattacttactcCAGCGTACATTATTGAAGGATTTAACTCTGGTACCGGTGGAGCTGTTGCAAAAGCTCTCGAGagctgaatttttttgataactcgAAGCATTGTAGGTTTTTAATTGATCACGCGATCACGATTTGCAGGTTAATGATTAAGTGATCTTGTTGTTGGTAATAAACTTGATGACACTTGATATGCGGTATGAGAATGATTGGAGATTAATGAAGTTTAAGAATGTTAGAAAATTACGTTGTGAGAAACAATGCAGTAAGTGGTATCATGTGTAATATATTATGCGTAAGAAATGTGCGCAGTAGGTAACTTTagtctttttgattttttgttccCGCTACGgaggttaagaaaaataattaaaatcatgaatttatttaaatcattatttttattaaattcaatacttAAATGTCAATACAGgcttaaaaatagttaatactctttaattaaaacatacatttttaaatacttctaTTTCCATTGAAGATAatgatgtaatttttttaattatatataaaaaatcttaactcatgtaaaataattaaatttacatgacAATTATTCGtgcaaatcgaaaaaattcttGACAGTATTACCCAtccacttaaaaaatatacagaagCCAGCAAtcagacaaaaattaattgcaaagAACTTGAAGCTCAAATTTTGCTGGATGACTTTCCGTTCCTTAGTTTTTCCAAGTTTCTCATACCTCGCCCTGTTCATGTGTGACATCATCATGTAGAGCGCAGGCAGGAAAAATATCAACAAGTAAATCCTCAAGAACGTCGGCAGGTGGAACGAAAAGTTCCAGGCGTTGGGTAACGCTACGTTGTACTTTTTTGACTCTTCAAAATAGGGAATATTACGCAGGACGATTATGCCCTCGCACAGGAACCCCATCGGGTAGAGCGGTATCCATACCGTGTATCTCAGCCAAGTTATCAATGGAATATTTACCTTCAGCAACTGCGTTATGTAATAGGGATATCGGAAAATTTCAACGAGGCTCCAAacgaaaaatagataaaacaCCACCGGCTTTGTTTGCATCCGCTCTTCGGATTCGATCATAACAAATAGAATAAATGCCCGGCCACCGACTTGTACGAATGGTATCAGGGGATTGCCTCTGGTGTAGCCAAATATTGGATGCATTACTTCTAAAAACTGCATCAGTTGTGCGAATTTCAGCAAACTTCCTACGCTCTTGTACGTCTCTTTCATGGAATCTAGTGGAAAATCAAACAGAATAGACTGACTATCATCCACTTGAATAATTATCACAATTAGTTAATTACCTGGACCATCTCTAGAGTATTTGATTCCCATGATTATCAGAATGTAGAGGAACCCAATGAATtggaataaattatagaagactaaatatacttttttataatcttctgcaaataatcaattaatttaattagtaattatgtAATTGCTGCCATTCAATTGTCTGATCAAATATTTggaattaattattgctaCCTCTCCTGTATCCCAGCTCCTCTTTGTGAAGTTTGTCATACATGTGAGGATAATCCTCATTGATATCCCGCTTCTCAAAATCTTCCGtatggaatttattatttaagccCGCGTACTCCTCgctcaattttttgaatacagGCTTAGAAGTTTTCTTATCATtgcataaacttttttttgtcattttgtCCGAGTCCGGAATAATCCACGAGGGATCTGTGTCCTCTGTACTAAGTCGGGGCCACTTTTCCTCAGTTTGTTTCCTCAAAATAAATTGCAATTGTTGATCTATAAGCTCATACACATTTTCCTGTTAATTTAAATcctaattaacataaataataaataataataataataataataaaaaataaatttactgaccCTACGATCAGTTTGCttgtaaaactttaaattaaaacaataatttatggGTCCATTTTCATCAGGTTTGAATGCTGAAAATTGCATACTGTCATCTTCGAAATGAATTTCCGAtccctgtttaaaaataaataattaattatcaaatatatacaaatatttttaaataaatcaatacctgaggattattaatatcaattcttaaataaatatcactgTTTGTTTGATTCCAATAAACTTTTGGACTTTGTGCGTTagacatcttttttttttatataaaaaacttgATATAATTATCTGCAatcaatttatgtaaaaaataataaataataattatttcaactactgtatttatttatttactttttataattaccgGTATTATTCCAccaaatatgaatttttatgatgaaTTCTTCTTATCACAtctggagacttttttttttagcgagaaaaaataaatggccATTTGCAagattcaatttttgaattaaaaaaaaaaaattattattttagaagaTTTGCCGAGTTATTGATAAGAATAGAATGTTTATTTCTGTCTACTGTTATCGACGTAGCAACTGGTGAACTAGTTGGAGTTATCAATACCAGTCATTTAGTTCCGGTAGTTGCCGCGAGAACTCGGAGCGCTAGTGTAGTTTTcggtataataaatttaaaaacctaaGTTCAATGATCTAATTCAACCCCtcgtgaaataaaattcaatgaataattttatgagataGATTTATTCATAACAAAGTATTTATAcctattgaaattatatattacttGGGACAACATGAAGAAgctttttgttgataatttcttttatttaattacaaaattttatttttaaaaatgaaaaaactataatttttcataatttaatattttcaagcCTTGTTTTGtcttgttaaatatataatagctatatttatgataaataactaaaaatatatgtacgagtgcccaaaaaaatttgtgagtatatttaaaattttaaaagcgagctaaaaaaaagttttgctCTTAATCCCTGATTTATATAATCTATTGTATAGAAAACcgttgaaaaaatgtttatttataaaatatgttctcacaataacaaacaaaaagagaagaaaaaaaaaaatatgactcgTTGATTTGTCACAGTTTATAATACTTTAGCAAAATCGATGTAAGTTGGCGGGTAAATAAAAGAGCTGGCCACCGGAAACGGCTGCAAAAAGCCTTTTGGACTACTGACACATAACAaatgtaagtaaaatattataatattattttccctAAATTTTCcatgcataaaatttttcagcccATTCGTAGCCGCACTATTAATCCTCCTTTTattttacatgaaaaattttttctgacataattgggaaaataaaaaccaaCAATTGTTCTCAGACATGTTcgataaatcatttaatttgaaatccTCGTGATAAATTCGTAGGAACGaaacatgtacatatatacaacgtcatatatatacatatatatataagggagTAAAGCTTTCTAAAAGATCATCTGGCACACGACAAGTGTGTTCTTGCAGCTGCTGGATGCCGGGTGCCGGTGATGGCGATGCACACACGCCCGTGTCATgatcatcaccatcatcatcatcatcatcatcatcaagatCGCAGTACGTCAGTTTATAAAATCTTTGACCTTGAGACGCGTGACTGCTGGTCTTTCAAGACTCGAAGCATCTTAAAAGTCATTTAGTTACTGCACTTATTggcaatttttgtttttaactcgACTCCTTTGTGCGGCCAGAATATTACCTATACCTCATCTTCTCAACTTATTTTACACTCATTATCATATAATTTGGGGCTTCGTGATGCGTGATGTGTTTTCGTGATCCTTAAACCGACGTACGATCTTACAAGATAATTTCATCAGTACacgaatattttttcttatctctTCTCCGACTTGTCTTACTAATAAGAAAAACACTCgagtaatttattcaattattaattaataacaacttaattataataataataaacaatacacCCATTTAACCCTcatctttattaattttttaaaaaaacatataaattttatttccagtGTCTCAGTCGTCATCTGGCCTTAATAGACACGTTCCAaatccataaaataaatttctgtataGTCATCATAGTATCATGCGT
Above is a window of Microplitis demolitor isolate Queensland-Clemson2020A chromosome 1, iyMicDemo2.1a, whole genome shotgun sequence DNA encoding:
- the LOC103577844 gene encoding aldehyde dehydrogenase, mitochondrial, whose amino-acid sequence is MLRVIKKIQLSRAFATAPPVPELNPSIMYAGLFIDNEWRKSASGKTFNTVNPTTGEVIAEVQEAGEEDVNVAVKAARQAFKLGSKWRTMDASQRGVLLHKLADLIERDHTYLASLETLDNGKPFTASYGFDVPQSASVLRYYAGWADKNHGKVIPMDGKFFAYTRHEPVGVCGQIIPWNFPLLMMAWKIGPALATGNTVILKPAEQTPLTALYLASLIKEAGFPPGVVNVLPGFGETGAALVNHPKVDKIAFTGSTEVGKLVKQGAAMSNLKRTTLELGGKSPNIILKDADMDYAVETAHFGLFFNMGQCCCAGSRTFVEDDIYDEFVEKSAIRAQKRTVGNPFDPNVEHGPQIDEEQMNKILTMIQSGKDQGAKLVSGGDRVGSAGYFIAPTVFADVQDDMTIAREEIFGPVQQILKFSEIDEVIERANKTDYGLAAAIFTKDIDKANHLIQGLRAGTVWVNTYNVLANQVPFGGYKMSGHGRELGEYGLEAYTEVKSVIMKVHEKNS
- the LOC103577877 gene encoding very-long-chain (3R)-3-hydroxyacyl-CoA dehydratase, producing MSNAQSPKVYWNQTNSDIYLRIDINNPQGSEIHFEDDSMQFSAFKPDENGPINYCFNLKFYKQTDRRENVYELIDQQLQFILRKQTEEKWPRLSTEDTDPSWIIPDSDKMTKKSLCNDKKTSKPVFKKLSEEYAGLNNKFHTEDFEKRDINEDYPHMYDKLHKEELGYRREDYKKVYLVFYNLFQFIGFLYILIIMGIKYSRDGPDSMKETYKSVGSLLKFAQLMQFLEVMHPIFGYTRGNPLIPFVQVGGRAFILFVMIESEERMQTKPVVFYLFFVWSLVEIFRYPYYITQLLKVNIPLITWLRYTVWIPLYPMGFLCEGIIVLRNIPYFEESKKYNVALPNAWNFSFHLPTFLRIYLLIFFLPALYMMMSHMNRARYEKLGKTKERKVIQQNLSFKFFAINFCLIAGFCIFFKWMGNTVKNFFDLHE